TAAAATCACTTGTTCTGTGAAATTTTTTGAACCTATAACAATATCCCCGCCACCGCTACCGCTTTTTTGCGATGCGTTACAAGCAACAATTAACACACAAGCGAAAATGCCAAAAAGGAAATATAGACATTTTTTCATGTTTTTACCCTCAATCTTTGCTCAGTCCAACCAATTGCAAAATCCGCCAATAAAGCCATCACAGCCGCCGGAATTGCCCCCGCCAAAATTAGCTGATTATTAACAACAGAAATGCCGCGAAAAATAAACACTCCCAAACCCCCGGCACCAATGGCAGGGGCGATAGTTGCAACGCCAATGGCAATGACGGTAGCAACACGAACACCGGCTAAAATAACACTCATGGCGAGAGGAATTTCGACTTGATATAACAACTGCCAATCAGTCATTCCCATCCCCCTCCCCGCTTCCCTAATTGCCGGATCTACAGAAGTAATGCCGGTGTAGGTGTTGCGAATAATGGGGAGGAGAGAATATAAAATAAGCGCAACAATGGCCGGAGTGTCACCAATTCCACCCAGCAACGGAACGGAAATTAAAAAGCCAAATAAGGCTAAACTTGGAATAGTTTGCATAATGTTTGCCAGCCCTAAAATTGGCTTAGCAAAGCCCGCTTTCCGGGTAATTAAAACTCCCAAAGGAATACCTACCAATACCGCAATACCTATGGAAACAGTCACAAGAAATAAATGTTCGCCGGTGCGAGTGAGGATTTCTGGTAAATAGCGAATTAGAAAAAAATTATTATTCATTTTTGCTTAATTGAGTTTAAACAGTCCATAAATGCACGCGCTTCCGGTTCTTGTGATTGCAAAAACTCTTCAGGTGTTCCTAAAAATATCATTTTTCCTTCAAACATTAAAGCAATTCGAGATGCCAAAATTAAAGCCTCTTGAATATCATGGGTGACAAAAATAACCGTTTTTCCTAACTCTTGTTGCAAGCGACGAAACTCTTTTTGAATTTCTACCCGCGTAATTGGATCGAGTGCGCCAAAGGGTTCATCCATTAACATAATAGGCGGATCGGCAGCCAGCGCCCTCGCTACTCCAACTCGTTGACGTTGCCCCCCTGAAAGTTGATTTGGATAGCGTTTTGCAAATTTTTCTGGTTCTAATCCAATCAAGTTTAAAAGTTCATAAACGCGGGTTTTTATTTGCTTGGGTTTCCAGCCTTCCAGCGAGGGAATTAAACCGATATTTTGCTCAATAGTGAAGTGAGGAAATAAACCAATTTCTTGAATGACATAACCAATTTGTCGGCGTAATTTTATCGGGTTCCATTCGGCTGTTGGTTTGCC
The genomic region above belongs to Ancylothrix sp. D3o and contains:
- a CDS encoding ABC transporter permease, with translation MNNNFFLIRYLPEILTRTGEHLFLVTVSIGIAVLVGIPLGVLITRKAGFAKPILGLANIMQTIPSLALFGFLISVPLLGGIGDTPAIVALILYSLLPIIRNTYTGITSVDPAIREAGRGMGMTDWQLLYQVEIPLAMSVILAGVRVATVIAIGVATIAPAIGAGGLGVFIFRGISVVNNQLILAGAIPAAVMALLADFAIGWTEQRLRVKT
- a CDS encoding ATP-binding cassette domain-containing protein encodes the protein MPPHKEIAVQFQNVTVSINNRQLVSDLNFSVRQGEALILLGRSGSGKTTTMKLINNLLIPTSGEVIVQGKPTAEWNPIKLRRQIGYVIQEIGLFPHFTIEQNIGLIPSLEGWKPKQIKTRVYELLNLIGLEPEKFAKRYPNQLSGGQRQRVGVARALAADPPIMLMDEPFGALDPITRVEIQKEFRRLQQELGKTVIFVTHDIQEALILASRIALMFEGKMIFLGTPEEFLQSQEPEARAFMDCLNSIKQK